A region from the Lolium perenne isolate Kyuss_39 chromosome 4, Kyuss_2.0, whole genome shotgun sequence genome encodes:
- the LOC139839044 gene encoding uncharacterized protein, whose amino-acid sequence MKVGDTSQIEHSRWRSLIKAAKPNTKKILAYLGIKPASTPSSSRPELIFDNYTPTSAPSNVSPSSSARKAFADTVPVDDTLSQELDELRQQLQYAKKQTLVMMEQSRKSSEAEKIALQQAHEAVAAKEIAASEAEKATTRENFMLELMNEASADMSGAFVDAAAEEERVNARTTLLVNLSLDHGSLFWATPERTRQIVRFQDRASQTRDFLDFCTKTLSMVYNSMFPRNVQPKTLPGLMERFKDARSIHDFVKAQLVAGARFALIMLQICHSKLDLTQVVEKVHQKVKRRRVGVDRINTKVTPIAEEMIEDLLRMDADFFADGHYADFLGAAPEENRVTLDDILNRD is encoded by the exons atgaaggttggcgacaccagccagatagagcattcgagatggaggtcgctgatcaaggcagccaagcccaacacgaagaagatcttggcgtatctggggatcaagccagcttcgactcctagctcctcgaggccggag ttgatatttgataactatactccaacttccgctccttccaatgtgtcgccttcttctagtgcgaggaaagcttttgctgatactgtacctgtcgacgataccttgtcgcaagaactggatgaacttcggcagcaacttcagtatgcgaagaagcaaacacttgtgatgatggagcaatctcgtaagtcatctgaagccgaaaaaattgctcttcaacaagctcacgaagccgtggctgctaaggaaattgccgcttccgaggctgaaaaggcaactactcgagaaaatttcatgctcgaattaatgaatgaagccagtgcagatatgtcgg gtgcctttgttgatgctgctgccgaggaagagagggtaaatgctaggacaaccctccttgttaatctttccctggaccatggttcgttgttttgggctaccccagagaggacccgccaaattgtcagatttcaagatcgtgcctctcaaactcgcgatttccttgacttctgtaccaagaccttgtccatggtttacaactccatgtttcctcggaacgtccaaccaaaaactcttcctggattaatggaaaggttcaaggatgctcgcagtatccacgattttgtcaaagctcaattagtagctggcgccagatttgctcttatcatgctccagatctgccactcgaagcttgaccttacccaggttgtcgagaaggttcaccagaaggtaaaacgtcggagagttggtgttgacaggattaacacgaaggttacgcctatagccgaagaaatgattgaggacctacttcggatggatgccgacttttttgccgatggccattatgccgattttcttggtgctgctcctgaggaaaacagggttactcttgatgacatattgaatcgagactag